From Argopecten irradians isolate NY chromosome 2, Ai_NY, whole genome shotgun sequence, the proteins below share one genomic window:
- the LOC138316604 gene encoding thyrotropin-releasing hormone receptor-like translates to MIMAEINIDVNSTVLLGAYPECVNTAKQNTVLNETLFGKDASGTRVPTVLIGSEDYPALYKIIALTVPLVIFTVGILGNLLVIIVISRRRSMQTPTNCYLISLSVADCLLLLSATLPSIPEPFFRRNHWPWGRAMCSVLVFVQYLGADASALSITAFTLERYIAICHPMKAQTICTTRRAKRIIISLWGFSILYCTPWLGLTTMTYTVACDGSSPLHTCTYRLERESYLLYYMTDFFIFYVFPLLLSGILYSFIIRILFNKSALDSDGSKAPDYSNRCRQTSKSRFQNDDNYALCLQVIRMLVVIVAVFAMLWLPYRAIVVYNSLANNKYLNIWFWLFCRVMVYINSAVNPILYSLMSLKFRKAYRRILSCRE, encoded by the exons ATGATAATGGCAGAGATTAACATTGATGTCAACTCCACTGTTCTGCTCGGAGCGTACCCGGAATGTGTCAATACAGCAAAACAGAATACAGTTCTAAATGAAACGCTTTTCGGAAAAGACGCTTCAGGGACTAGGGTCCCTACCGTTTTAATTGGATCTGAAGATTACCCAGCGTTATACAAGATCATTGCACTAACAGTGCCATTGGTAATCTTCACCGTAGGAATACTAGGAAACCTGTTGGTGATAATTGTCATTTCGCGTCGCAGAAGCATGCAAACTCCAACTAATTGTTATCTAATTAGTTTATCAGTAGCCGATTGTCTCCTTCTTCTGTCAGCAACGCTGCCTTCTATTCCAGAACCCTTCTTTCGGCGGAATCATTGGCCATGGGGAAGGGCCATGTGTTCCGTCCTGGTATTTGTACAATATCTGGGTGCTGATGCGTCAGCCCTGTCTATCACAGCGTTTACGTTAGAGCGCTACATTGCAATATGCCACCCAATGAAAGCACAGACAATATGCACAACTCGACGAGCCAAACGTATTATTATATCCTTATGGGGCTTTTCCATACTCTACTGCACCCCATGGCTAGGGCTAACTACTATGACGTATACAGTGGCCTGTGATGGGTCGTCCCCCCTTCATACCTGTACCTACAGACTAGAGAGAGAGTCCTATCTGCTGTATTATATGACTGACTTCTTTATTTTCTACGTGTTTCCGCTACTTTTGTCCGGGATTCTATATTCATTTATTATCAGGATTCTTTTTAACAAATCTGCATTAGATTCCGATGGAAGTAAAGCACCAGACTACTCCAATCGTTGTCGACAAACGTCCAAATCACGATTCCAG AATGATGATAACTACGCTTTGTGTTTACAGGTGATCCGGATGCTAGTTGTAATTGTGGCAGTTTTCGCGATGCTTTGGCTACCATATCGAGCTATAGTAGTATATAACTCGTTAGCTAACAACAAATACCTCAACATCTGGTTCTGGCTGTTCTGTCGGGTCATGGTGTACATCAACAGTGCAGTTAACCCGATCCTCTACAGTCTCATGTCGCTCAAATTCAGGAAGGCCTACCGCCGAATACTGTCATGCCGTGAGTAG